ctctaagaaaaaaatattcGGTCTTTTTGGTTGAATTTCAAAAAGATGCCTATCACATACACACCTTTTAATAATACTTGAATAAGGATTCAACTTTGAAGATAACACCAGTATATCAATATGACAAGTTCTTCAACACAAAACTTCCTCATAAAAGAATAATACTTTtgcatgagaaaaaaaaaagtaaaaagagaaaatcaaAAGAGTTAACTTGGAAAGTTCGAGTAGAactcttatgaaataaaataataattacagGTAAATATTTAAAGTTTGCGATGAATTAATAAAAAGtcaaacaaataattaaaattttgagttAACTTATTAGTAAAGAATCCAATTTTATTCTTTGTCAAATTCCTCAcattagttaaaaaaaaattagtgtcaTTGAAAAATTCTTAACTAtataaatttgttaaataacaaaaatattagtggtaaaagaaattaaaaataaagcaaagtCGATTAATGTATAATATTAAATGTAATTGGCAAAATGCAAATGTAATGTAACAAGGACGAAATAgtagaaaacaaaaatatattctaagttgaattgtcattttttttttgttacactTATTTTAACAAATGAAAATTCTCAATATTTGTTTATACATTAAATTATTCATTGCTAAATAAACATAAATTGTGGACGAAAAGTTAAACAGTAAAGTTTATCACTAATCCTATTAAACGACGAAATATCAAACAATATTTAGCTACGAGCAATTTAGCAACGACTAACATCGAAGTTCATGTTTAATTCCATTTTTTCCCTATAGTGTTTGTTGTCAAATGAGGTACACGCTTTTGTCACGCGCAAAGCGCGTACACAAACTAGTATGTTAATAAAGTTTATTCAGAGgatataattcatttttttgtgcggaatgcccttcaaaggcacttgtctttaatttttgtccctcaaatttaaaatctttgatttttgcccttcgcctaaaaactCATGGATTCCGGGTTCAAAAACTCGCtcaatcaaatattaaaaaaaaaaaaaaatcgcaaggcagatgTTTGTAGCAAAGTTAAGACTATTCAGGTAGAGGTTTGCTAGGCCTAACTTTGCCCgaaaaattaggccttaaggcagaggttttccttaaggcctaattttgggtaaaagtttgccttaaggcaaacctttGCCTGAATATGCCTAATTTTGCCTGAATAgacctaactttgctacaaactTCTACCTTAcgatttatttttttgactgaACTAAAGTTCGAACCCAAAACAggcgaaagacaaaaattaaagaccaacaatttaagaggacaaaaaattaaagaccaaggcCTTTGAAGAACAATCGTGTAAACGGCCCGATATAATTTTGAAGAAACCAATCTAAAAATTAGTGCAGAAGGATTCCAAAAAATGTTTTATTAACATGTGAAGGGAAAATTGACTGAATTGAAGGAcacaacttaaaaaaaaaaaaaaattaagttttttgataaatatatttcttttaaaaaattaagataCGCCCAAAACTgaaacaaaattatttaatatatttccTGGTGATTGATCGGAAATTCTCACGTTCATAGAGACTAGTAAAATACATGTACAAAGACACTTGGTAGGCTCACATATTCCAAGACACTTGATGGGTCAAGGCATTTAAAccttcaaatattgaaattCCCTTTACAGCATAAGCTATTCCACCACCCGCTTGATGAACTGGTCTCCTATCCTATTAAGTTGACGCAAATCCAAAATTTAAACTCGTTGAATACAATCTTAAAGTCCCAAGCACTAAATTCACTGTACTTTTAAAATTATGGATCTGggatttaatattttcttagcTTTTAGTAATTTTTCACTTATATATGTAAAACGGAAAAATAACTGGATTCAGTCACAGACAATACACTTCCTATTAGAGGTCTAAGAAATCTTACATCCCTTAACTGAACATTTTACAAAATCAAgtttagaaaagaaagaaatgtaagTTCATGCAATCATCCGATTCCAACCTATCAGCCTGTAGTTTCTGTAGAGAGAGATTTCAAATTGAATGATGACCAATACTTCATTCTGACTTTTTCtctttcatcttctctttttcatCCTTTGCTGGGGAAACTAACAGATTGAAAGTCCACACAGCCAACAAAGTAGCTTGTATTGGAGCAAGCCAATAAACATGTATATGCTCCTTAGTTACATGATCCCCCCGAGCATAAGCCCATCCCATCACCTGCAAAAATGGATTTAATTCATGTCCAGATAGAAACTTCACTTCATAAAACATAACACTTTATAGCAAAAGGAAGTACTTACAGAAGCTGGATTCATGCATCCCCCTGTTAGATCAGAACCAAGAATATGAAGAGTCAGCTTGGACAGACTTGATATCCACGTCTTCATCAACGTACTCGCATTACTTCTTCTGGAAAGTCCAAGTGAAATGGTAACAATGGCAAATGTCAAACATCCTTCAGTTAATGCACCTCGATGGATGTCAATGGTTAAACGAGGCCCAAGTCCTATGTTTGGAAATGCCGCAATGATGAGTATAACCCCAGTAATTGAACCAAAAACCTTAGAAGCAATAAAATGGGAGGAATTGTACATCAGAAGAAACACTCATCTATAATAAGCTTTTCTAGAAAAAATAGTTATAATATTTAAGCTGAATCTGACAGGcaagaaaagtaaaaagaatCAAGTCACAATGCCATTGCCCAAATTTGATTGTTAAGTATACGGTGAGTAACTTCAGAATATGACTGACAAGCAATTAATGCGCGTCTCTAAAGCTAATAACGACTTATCAATAACCTAACTCATCTTTCTACTATCTGGCCAACTTCATTTAGTCACCCACAAGCCTATTTTATTTAACAGAGAGATTAGGTTACATCAAACCATAATTTACTTTCCTAATTGTCAAGAAGGCTGAGCATCCAACCTGCTCAGCACAAAACTTTAAGACAATGAGTGGAGTGGTACAAGACCCTAATACTCCTTCGGGAAACCTTTACACAATCCATGTGAGACAACTATATAAATCAACACCCTCCTTCACGTCCTTGTGGTTAAGATTACAAGTGTGAGAATGAAATTCCTAAAGATTGGGTCTGATATCATGTGAGATAATTTGAACATCTAACACAAAACTTGATGCAACTGGTAGAGTGGTCTAAAACCTTCACAAACCCTTTGGGAACACTAACACAATTAGATGAGGTGGAAGACACTTTCCCCCAGGACTTTGGTCAATTGGAAAGAGTGCTACATGTGATGTGTATGTTAGGCGCATGTCGCCGGAGAAAAACATActcctttgtcccaatttatgtggaacacttttctttttaatatgtcccaaaaagaatgtcgcctttctataattagaaacaacttaactttaaaattctcCTTTAGCCCCACACAAATGTCTAAGGTTTGTTTTAGACTacacatttcaaaaaaattcctttctttcttaaactttgtgcctagtcaaatgatgccacataaattgggacggaaggagtaataTTTGAGTGGAAAACGGTAGAGGGGGGAGTCCATTATCCACTGAATTTTGAACAGTGCGTTGCTGGCCCTCGGGATTTCCCgattataaaagaaagaaaaagctgAGGTGGTTCAACAATTCAACATAGCAGAGCAAGTAgagatcatacgttcaagtctCACTGCCACCAATTAATAAAAAGTATTTTCACGTGCTTGTCCCAAGAAAAACAAAGTCAGGTTCACACATGGGGTATGTtaacataataaaatatatttcgGTTATTTTCAACTTTCAGATGAGGTAGTAGAGACAATTCAGCACTTATCTTGGACAAGTTTAGGTATTCGAAAAATGAAAGCTTAAACAAGACTTATTGCAAGTATTCGTTTTGCATTGAGCACGTGCCCAGGCCAAGTATCTCTGAAATAAATGCAACTCAACAAGTCGTACACCAACTGAAATGAAACTCATGACAAAGTACCatcaaacaaaacaatgaaAGAGAAGAAACTGGAGGAAAAACATTAAACAGCTCTTGCTGTCAATCCTGGTACACCTCTCAAAGAAAATCAGATATCGGTGCCATATGGATCATCAAAATCCATCCTTATGGAATTCATATAAGAGTTTCTAGTAAATGTTGAAAGTTTGAGTGTTCTATCCAGATAAGTTAAATTACTAGAGTTccataacaaaaataagagaAGCATAGTCAACCTTTGCAAACAACTTAGATTTGCAGAAACTGTACAAACAGAAACAATAAAATAGAGGTGAAATGTAGAGAATTTAAGTAAACAAATTACAGGTATCTACCAGAACAGCTAAAAGATATCATTAGAAAATAAATTCCAAACAGTAAGGAAATCGTACAGATGATTGATTGTCTCCGCCAAAACTGACTCTAAAGGGCAAACTTGATAATTTGTCAACAGAGGAATATACATATGTTAACTCCTCCATCCAAGTATCTGCACACATACTTCTGTTTTACCAGTGATGTCTACTCTCCTTTTATTAAGAACAGAAATAATTGCAACATTCAGATTTTTCCCTTGAAAAAACAATTTGGAGTCTTGGACATTTTTGGACATTAAAAGGGTTACAACTATCACAGCAAACTAAAAGTGACTTGATCGCTGGAGATAAGGTACCAGATGGCAGTTCCCGGAAGAGTAGAAGTGGTAAAGTTAGACAAAAACTATGAACATAGTAGAGGATAGGGTATTGATAGTTTCCCTGCGACCAACATGTCCATTACACAAGTTCACAAGGATTCACATCACACCACGCGTTGCAGCGAGCAATACAAGGTCATCAAGATGATGTCAGGAAACTAGTGACATGGATAATGGGAAGAGAAAATTTTGAAActgaaaaaagcaaaaaaaaaaaaaaaaaaatctcctcaTTACCATGTCACTATTTTCCTGACATCATCTTGATGACTGTCTTgtaaaggaaagagaaattggaAAAGCTATGTTTTTACATGTCTGGTTGCTCCaccaattttcaaaattatgcATCTTTGATGTCCCAATTCACCATATCCTACTCACAGTTAAAAGTTTCCACATGTTCCACCACAGCCTCCAAATTGTTTCCTCTTTTTCACccgaaacaaacaaaaaattgaatGTGATTGCCTGTTTAATATTGTGGTTTTCCAGTAACTATCACTcctataaattttaaaaattttcattgGAAAGCATcaatacaaaaattaatttccagCATTTTGTACTTTTATAAAAACTACATCAAGCTTATTTACAAAAATGCCAAATAGATGATGATGTAACATTCATTCAATGGAGGTGAAGATGTTACTTTCATTGAGCCCCAATTTTATCATTAACGATGTTTCTGTACAtacatttaaatttaaatacaGAAGGcctcccccaaaaaaaaaaaaaaaaaaaattaagatttaCGCACGCATTATGTTGATGCATAAGTACAAATCTGTTGAATAGCTTCTTTTATTTTAATCTATGTTACagtattctttttttaattgcaATCTATGTTACAATATTCTTGTTCATCATGTATCTTAAATATCATTTGGCTTTGAAAAGATGATGTTTACCAAAAAAAAGTTATAGTTACCAAAAATTTCTTTTAGTTAATCAAACTTATGTAATCAATTCGTCGTAGATAATTGAATAGTACAACATAGGAAGTTCTTTATCCATACCACCCCAAATGTTGACTCCTGACCCAACCAAAACTCATGAAATGAAACTTTAAACCGTGCTTCTACATTTCCATTGACAAAAATGAATCACCTCGGGAATTTCCTTCAACTAACACTAAACCAATTTAACATTCTTTTAAAGCAATGAGTGACTTCAGAACTTCAGAACTTCTGCAGCAGAGCAGAAACTAAATGCAGAATGATACACACTCCACTGCAAGCCAAAAATCCCACCCCTTTGTGGAAGGGGCTCACCAGTCAGGTCAGCAAGAAAGACGTGTAATGGCAAAAATTCACTCTAGTGGCATTTAATGTACGTAAACAGTTCAGACAGCTGTCAAGGTGAGAGTGTATGTTACCATCTTGGGGTCGACATATCAAGCTAGCTTTGCCTATTGATAAGATCATTGGAATGAACAACACAAATAACCAGCATATTGGGGGAGCCACCTTTAGCTGTAGTTGGGTTAACTTAACTATGTTAGAAGTTAAACTAATAACGTCAGTAGTGGACCTACCTGACATTAACCATAAGACTAGTCTCTCTGATTACCGAACAATAAATTATTGATAAGCCTCTCAAAGAAATTTATCTCTCAGGTATACTATCAGTACCATTccccttttttcttcaaaagttaACAATGGCACATCAAATTGCTTGTGGATGATTGTTGGCAGGTATGACCAATCCATTCTaaatagaaaatagaaaatTCAGCATTCCCTTGCTAAGAGTGATATGGTTGGAATCCTTGTTTGATTTTTCTAATATCCTCCTTCCTTAGAGGTTGCTTGGGTATATGGGAGGTAGGTTAATCCTTCCTTTCTAAACCACTAAAGGAATAAATATTTCTCGTGATTCAAAGACACACAGATTTAGCGGGGAATAACCTCCCTTGCCTTCTTTGCTTTCAGTCATCACTGCCTTTGCCTCTCGATACGCTCCTTCTCACACTGCACATGGCCATTGTCTCTATTGTACCCCATTTACCCACCCCATGAGGCTTCTATATTATCCTTTTTTCACTAGGAAATGAATTTTTTATTGTTGCTCTTTTACGTCTTTTGAATCTCGAATGATAAGAAAACCGAAGAGCTGATAATTATTTTGGCCTTCTCATTTCCATAACCTTGTCTAACATAAAGCACCTTAATCCTTCTAAGAGCTTCACCGGGAATTGCCAATGCTTCTTATATGTGCCAAGTGTTTCTCAACAGagcccctctctctctctctctctctctctctctctctctctctctctctctctctccccctatCTAGTATGCAATTTTTTCATTGGAACTTAAGGCATATACGTGGTCCTCTCATGAGAAGCTTAATACAATGGCCAGCTAAAATCGAGAGACCTTACAAAGTCATAAACCTCGATTGTTACGTTAGACGTATGAAGAGTAATGAAATTCAACTCATTCAGATTGAAGAAAATTTCTAGCTTGTTCGGAGATATCTTGAGGCTCCATTTCTATATCAAATTTAGGTTTGGCTATACCATCAACATCATCTTTCCATAAAGAGGGGCTTTCGTTGCAGTACAGTGATGCATTTTGTTAGTGTGCGCTGCTGGAACATTTCAAGACCAGTGTCTTAAGATGTAATCAATTTATGTAGTAGAGTGGTATTCTAGTCATTTACATGGAATAAGGTTATAGATCTTCTTCTAGATATCCACTTGACTGATCTCAGTGGGATTGACGAAATCTATCCACTTATTTATCTTGTTCAACTTGAGGAGTCCTAGTCTTCTTCCTTGTACTCTTCTTATCCTATTGATAAAACATCTTTTCTTATTAAAATGGACAGCATTTTTGAAAAAGGGGACTGATTTCATTAGAATAGGCCCTTCCAATGCCTAGAAAATCAAACTTCCCAAAAAAATGCATCCAAAAGGAGAAGCACCAATGCTCTCACATAAAAATTTCGGAAATTGCTTTATATCGGAAAGAGATTAGGTTAAATGGGTCTCACTCCAAAAATACAAGAAGATTTGTTTTTTGATCAGTCTCAAGCAATAACAAGAGTTTGGGTTACAACCAAACCAAGTCAGATTAGTTTGCTTTTCCATTGGATGATATGAAATCTGATGGCCAGCATAGATGGAAATGATCTGAAAGACCACCATATGGGAAGCAGGATACCTGATTTGACTAAGTAATAAGAGAAAAAGCAATTGCTTTTGCAATTAATGAACATCGTTTTTTATGTTGACAACCAATTATCATAACCATGAGATATCAGCAAAACTGGAAAcgcaaaaaaacaaaaggaaacctGCTgaccaaatcttcaacaaaaaGACAAGCATGTCATTTTGAATAGGAAATGTAACCATGTTGAACAAAAAACTATTAccacattttttaaaacaaagacATCAGTCAAGCAGGATAGGTAATTTGAAAGCAGCAAGGCGGTAACATATCATGATCAGGAGATCAGAAGCTTGGAAGCTCAGTAGTTATCGGAAAAGGAAACATCAGAAGGAAAGAGAGATAATAACAACTAGCAAGAGATAGGGAACTTCTAAGTAACACTGATGTGTTGGTTTCCGTAAGTTTTTCAAAGGCAAAAAATACTCTGGCTCTCCACATGGTACTGTTTTGACAGAAGTATGTTGGGATGTTGATACTTCTCTTATGAGTAAGAGCATTTTTTCCCTTTGCCTCATTTTGAAGTTTATTCAATCGGCCAAATAAGCTATCAAAATGCTGTTTCACGGCTCATTATAGAGCATTTATTTGCACAAAAACATGCTTCAGATTAGTTTACCTACTTATATTATCATGTTGTGAATCTGTCGCATTGGGAGGGCATCAAACCTCCTCTCCAGAATTGGTTTAGCTTAAGTAGTAAAATGGCCTTCAAAATGCCATACTTATACTTATGTCctct
Above is a genomic segment from Lycium ferocissimum isolate CSIRO_LF1 unplaced genomic scaffold, AGI_CSIRO_Lferr_CH_V1 ctg10752, whole genome shotgun sequence containing:
- the LOC132041565 gene encoding probable aquaporin SIP2-1, whose protein sequence is MGVISRRRLVVSDFIMSLMWVWSSVLIKMFVHSILGYGAHDLKGEILKHAISVINMFFFAFLSKATEGGAYNPLTILSGAISGNLSNFIFTVAARIPAQVFGSITGVILIIAAFPNIGLGPRLTIDIHRGALTEGCLTFAIVTISLGLSRRSNASTLMKTWISSLSKLTLHILGSDLTGGCMNPASVMGWAYARGDHVTKEHIHVYWLAPIQATLLAVWTFNLLVSPAKDEKEKMKEKKSE